From Syntrophorhabdaceae bacterium:
CCTACGCCCCTGCCGCCTGTCACGATGATATCTGCCTCTACGAGGTTCACCGCCGTTGCCGACTGCAGGAACTCAAGGACCTTCGTGTTCAGATCAGCCTCTGCAACTGAAAAAGCCTCTTTTACCACTTCACCGCTTTTTGACGCATCCTTTGCGGGCATCGCGAATGCCTTGGGCCTCACTGTCGCTATCTGGGGGACTGCCTTTTCGTTCACCACCGATACTGTGTAGTTGCCGCCAAAGGCTGCCCTCGTCATCTTCATCTTGCCGCCATCGACGGCAAGGCCGATAGCGTCGGTGCAAAGCCCGAAACCAAGCAATGCCGCGCTTGCTGCCGCAACATCAGTGCCCTGGCTTGTTGCCCTGAAAAGCGCCACTTCCGGTTTATACTTATCAAGAAGGAAATGTGCAGCCTTTGAGTATGCGTCTGGCCTGAAACCCTTGTATTCAGCTCCTTCCACGGCATATACCTTGGAAGCGCCATAGGCGAAAGCCTCTTTGGCTATGTCGTCGGCCTTTTCACCGACTACGAAAGCGCACACGTTGGAACCAAACCCGTCTGCCAGCGTCTTTCCAATGCCCAGAAGTTCAAAAGACATCGGTGTTACCGCTCCATCTTTATGTTCTATATATACCCATACATCGTTAGCCATTGTTCTCCCTCCTCCCGGTTATTTTATGACTTTCAGGTCAATCAGTTTATCGGTGAGCGTATTCGCGATGTCTTCAATTTCACCTTTCAGGATCTCACCTGCACCCCTTGGAGGTGGCACAGCAATCTCAACAACCTTTGTACAGGAACCGGCAGCTCCAACCTTGCCCGCGTCCACACCGAGATCGCCTGCGTTCCACTTCGGGATCTCGACCTTCGCAGCCTTTCTGATACCCATGAGATTCGGGAGTCTCGGCTCATTTATGCCCTTGATAACAGAAACCACGGCGGGGAGTTTTGCCTCAACGACCTCGTTGCCGCCTTCAATGGCCCTTTCCACGACGATCTTTTTGCCTGCCGCATCGATCGAACGAACCTTTGATACATATGTGAGCTGGCTCCAGCCAAGAATTGCAGCAAGCTCTGCGCTTACAACACCGGTATTGCCGTCAGTAGACTGCTTTCCGGCGAATACCACGTCCACATCGCCGATCTTCTTGATCGCCTCGGCAAGCACATAGGCCGTTGCATATGTGTCGGAGCCGGCAAACGCCGGATCACTGACCTGCTGCACCGCATTGACGGTCAGCGCAAGGGCGTTCCTCAGGACATCCGCAGCCTTTTCCGGGCCCATGCTGATCGCAACGATCTCACCATCATAGTTCTCTCTCGTGAGCAGCGCTTCCTCTAAGGCAAACTCATCAAATGGGTTGGTGATCGAATCCATTCCATCTCTCTTCAATGTTCCGCTCGGAATGTCCCATTTGATCTCTGCTTCGGTATCAGGAACCTGTTTTAAACATACAGCTATCTTCACAGTGTCCTCCTTGAATGTATTTTATTCCCCCTTATAGGTGGGTTTCCTCTTTTCTACAAAAGCCGTCATACCTTCTTTCTGGTCTTTTGTAGCAAAACATAATCCAAAGTTTTTCGCTTCGAACATAAGGCCCTCTTTATTATTGAGTGAGAGGCTCTTGCTGATGCACTCCTTGGCGAGCCTTACCGCAAAGGGACCATTCGCCTTTATCTTTTCTGCAAGCGCCATGACCTCACCCATCAACTGGTCATGAGGAACGACCTTATTGATGAGTCCCATCTTGTATGCTTCCAGGGCCGTGATCGTCTTTCCCGTAAAGATGAGTTCCTTTGCCTTCGCGAGGCCGACGAGCTTTGCCGTCCTCTGGGTCCCGCCGAAACCGGGATGGATCCCAAGGGTTGTCTCCGGAAATCCGAC
This genomic window contains:
- a CDS encoding electron transfer flavoprotein subunit alpha/FixB family protein — protein: MANDVWVYIEHKDGAVTPMSFELLGIGKTLADGFGSNVCAFVVGEKADDIAKEAFAYGASKVYAVEGAEYKGFRPDAYSKAAHFLLDKYKPEVALFRATSQGTDVAAASAALLGFGLCTDAIGLAVDGGKMKMTRAAFGGNYTVSVVNEKAVPQIATVRPKAFAMPAKDASKSGEVVKEAFSVAEADLNTKVLEFLQSATAVNLVEADIIVTGGRGVG
- a CDS encoding electron transfer flavoprotein subunit beta/FixA family protein, encoding MKIAVCLKQVPDTEAEIKWDIPSGTLKRDGMDSITNPFDEFALEEALLTRENYDGEIVAISMGPEKAADVLRNALALTVNAVQQVSDPAFAGSDTYATAYVLAEAIKKIGDVDVVFAGKQSTDGNTGVVSAELAAILGWSQLTYVSKVRSIDAAGKKIVVERAIEGGNEVVEAKLPAVVSVIKGINEPRLPNLMGIRKAAKVEIPKWNAGDLGVDAGKVGAAGSCTKVVEIAVPPPRGAGEILKGEIEDIANTLTDKLIDLKVIK
- a CDS encoding enoyl-CoA hydratase-related protein, which gives rise to MEYKNLIVEVKDGIAIVKVNRPKALNALNSEVLTEIKHAGDALNANKDVRVVIITGEGDKAFIAGADILEMKDMTAIEGMKFSLRGYEAIGTLENMEKPVIAAVNGFALGGGFEVAIACDFIYASDKAKVGFPETTLGIHPGFGGTQRTAKLVGLAKAKELIFTGKTITALEAYKMGLINKVVPHDQLMGEVMALAEKIKANGPFAVRLAKECISKSLSLNNKEGLMFEAKNFGLCFATKDQKEGMTAFVEKRKPTYKGE